A window of Triplophysa dalaica isolate WHDGS20190420 chromosome 12, ASM1584641v1, whole genome shotgun sequence genomic DNA:
CTGAAAAACTGTCCAATCCCCTTAGCACCTGATCAATGAGGCGCTGAAACGATGCCGCTGCTCCGTGTAAACCAAAgggcatatatttaaaatggtaCATTCCAGAAGGTACCCGGAAAGCAGTCAACTCTTTAGCTGAATCCGCTAATGGCACTTGCCAGTAGCCTTTACATAAGTCAAGAGTTGTTAGATACTTTGTCTTGCCCAGCCGTTCAATGAGCTCGTCCACTCTTGGCATAGGATAGGGATCAAAGGCTGAAACTGCATTAAGCTTAGAAATGTCCACACAAAATCTAAGTGAGTCATCTTTCTTCGGTACCAGGACTACTGGACTACACCACTCGCTTTTTGACGGTTATATGATGTCCATTTCCAGCATCATTTCTACCTCTTCATTCAGAGCTGGGATCAAACGTGCCGGTACCCTGCAGTGTGTCTGTCTTATGGGTTCAAAAGCTCGTAGATGAATATTATGCTGAATGAGATCCGTTTTTCCAGGACTATCACAGAAAAGACCATCTGGAGCTCGCCCACAGAAATCTCGTTGCTGTTCCACCGTTAGGTGCTCTATGGCTGGGAAGGGCAGTGAATTTGGGATACCAGGAAAGTATTGTTCCCTCtattcctcctcttcttccacCTTTGTTGCCCACAGCTGCTCTGACCCCTCTTGTTTCTTGTCGTGCCAGGGTCTAAGGAGGTTGATATGATACACTTGATACTTCTTTCGACGATCTGGCATAAACACTTCATAGTTAACCGAGCTCAGTTTGCGTTTTACCTCATATGGTCCCTGCCATTTAGCTAACAAGCTACTGTGAGATGATGGGAGAAGTAATAGAACTTTCTGACCTAGAGTCAATGTCCTCTTTCTACTTGACTTGTCATAccactgtttttgttgttgttgagccTTTGTCATATTAACTTTTACCATTTCTGTTGTGAACTCCATCTTTTCTCTCATCTTGATCACATAAGACAGAATGTTTACCTGCTCGCTGGCATTGTCTGCTTCCCATGCTTCTTTCAAGATATCCAGGGGTCCACGCACTTGCCTCCCATAGAGTAACTCAAAAGGTGAGAATCCGGTAGATGTTTGTGGGACTTCACGATAGGCAAACAATAAGTAAGGTAGCCATTGGTCCCAGTCTGTGCCTGATTCGCATACAAACTTCCGCAACATTGACTTCAAAGTTTGGTTCAATCTTTCAACTAAACCGTCAGTCTGGGGATGGTATAGTGTGGTCTGAATACGATGTATATGCAACATAGAGTAAATCTGCTTCATTTGTCTAGATGTAAAATGACTTCCTTGATCCGTAATTATTTCTCTAGGAAACCCCACTCTTGAAAAGAGCTGCACAAGAGCATTCACCACTTGTCTCGTTTTTATGTTTCTAAGAGGAAAAGCTTCCGGGCATCTGGTAGCATAGTCTGAAACAACCAAGATATACCGGTTTCCCGATTTGCTCCTATCCAGTGGACCTACAATATCCATGGCAACGTGTTCAAAAGGAATGTCAATAATCGGTAGATTCACAAAGGGTGCTCTATCTCCTCTTCTACCTGGACGTACCAATTGACACTCTGAACAAGATTTACAGAAATCTATCACATCCGTATAGAGCCTGGGCCAATAAAACCTAGCAGCAATTTTCTCAAAGGTTTTTTTGCTGTCCCAAATGTCCTGCCCAAGGTATTGAATGACCTAGCTGTAAGATTTTCACTCTCATAGGCTCAGGGACCACCAATCTCTCTCCTTCCTGGCCTTGCAGGTACAGTCTATCATCCTTAATCACGAAATGATCTTTCTGTGAAATTGATGATATGGTACCCttgaagggttttatatattttatctgggttctatatgttttatatcaattacattttctgtgtgtgtttttatatgattattactgcttaccttatataacattacattattttactgtgttgaGGAGGGCCTCAGAGTTAAGAGAGAATATTAGAGGGCAAAgaggtattttcaacaggatgtgggggttgagtatgtgtgggcagcattccatgcaggggagaagataagagatgtgtgctgcacatccaaacacacataccctaATAGTGCGGGGTCCTACGTTTATGTGGAGGCAGGTGGGGgaagtattttgtgttgcagatagtaaaagaagaaggacgtagtctatgaaaatatgagatgaagcctcactccattggacacaaagaaagtagcagaggtcaaggcgctcaggggttggccactgtccgaagcaagcttgaagacacacccacacatacacatataaaattgttgtaaacCACTGAGGCGGGGCTGACTCTCTGTGTAGACTCTGAGGAGGCCCAGCGCGCTGTATTTCagattaataaacttcaacttttgttcaaCCGAAGTCCTTGAGTCCAATTTTTGGACACGCAGGACAGCTTATGTCCTTCAGATGGTGACGCCGACGTGATTGGCTAAAGGAGGACATTTCGGACAATCTTTAAAGGCTAAAAGGTGGAAAAACCGAGAAGGAACatcttgtgttcaacacaacgtcCGGACGAAAATGAGAGGTGAGCAGAGACCTGTTTTATCGAACATCTGCTGATTGACTACtctaaattgtttgtgttgaattGCAAATATTCCTgatcatttattgattttttgacaaatttttgTACAAGAGTGAAGTTTATTGGATtgaacatttataaatttaaattgggttcgagtcccttggttttattaataaccataaatttaatttgggttcgagtcccttggttttattaataaccataaatttattttgggttcgagtcccttggttttattaataaccataaagtACCAATTTGGGTTggagtcccttggttttattaatagcCATAAAGTACCAAattgggttcgagtcccttggttCTGGAAACCataaatttataaaattgtaaattaatattttctgtgatttctttGGTACATTTTCTTCtatgttttaaattgtgtatatatGAGCAAATTAAAATCCTGTTAGGAAACAGGTCACGTGGGGGGTATGAATgcattgtaatatattttttatgttgttgtatattgtattgtgacacagaaaaaaaaacccCAGGagtaagggagagagagaaaatatctCAGCCTTTGAGactctgtatatgtgtgtgtgcgtgtgtgtaaaaAAGAGAAAGGATGGCAGAATTTGATAGAGAGTGCGAGGAATATGGGTGTGTCTCGGTAACTGAACAGTGGGACCGTATGAAAGATATGCAGTTAGCACAAACCGAGGGTAAACATCATAAGAGGGAAAAGAAAATGATAGAAGAaaaatggagtcagatatgtctTGAAAATATGTGGGATAACCCACTAGCAGTGCCCTTGGCGCCCAAAGTCAGGGAAATGGAAAAGAAAGCCCACATGCGCGTTAAAGCACATGAGGCAGGAAAAGATAAAGtcccatttttaaaacaaaggcAATATGAGAAAATGGACAAAGAGCTCCGTGAGGAACTGAGACAGTGGACCAAATTAGCTCTCACAGCCTCTGCGCTAAGCAAGAAAAGGGAAGTGAACATGCCAGAGAAGAAAAAGCAAGTGAGAGAAAAAGGAAGTGAGCAGAAGCCAGCATCCAGTACACGCCCCACTCAGAGCAGCCTTTATCCCTCACTGGCCGGTCTTGGCCCTCCCCCTTACAGTATTGCCAAACAACAAGTGCAGGTCACGCTTAAAGACTCAGTGGAAGTTGATATACCAGACTTCGATGATGTAGTGCAGGACTTGAAAGCAATGACTGAAAGGGTGGCAGCAATGGaaaaaagagacagacagagtagagatgtggaggaggaagaagaaggGTCAAATACGGGAAGCAAATCAAATCATGAGCACAATAAAGAACGAAGTTCAGAAGGAGGATCAGAAAAAGGGGATGGGGGTGTGGAAATTATCATTGAAGGGAGACTTAGACATGCAGCAGGCAATCCACCAGGGGACATTAATAGAGTGTTTAGAGATTTTCCCGACGAAGAGAATATCCCCATACCTCACTGCACCCGTTCACGGGGAGTGGTGTCTGAATGCAGTGGGCCAATGAGGCAATTAACAGGAGCCTATGGAGGTGAACAATACCCAGGGTCGCCAACGTTTGGGGGGGGTAAAGAGGGTACCGTGCGGATGATGCCTCTCCTTGCGAGCAGCCAGGGGGGTTTCAAGTACCAACCATACAGTCATAGTGACATGACTGCAGTCATGGCAAAATTGCCACCAATAACGTCAGGGGGAGGCCGCTGGTTAAACAAGTTAACTACCCTGAGCCATGGCACACTAATGGCATTGGGAGACGTGAGGTGCCTGTTGGGTCAAATCCTCACCCCGTCCCAAATGAGGGATTGGGAAAGAGACGCCGATACGGAGAATGTCGCACATGAGACACCCTTGACTGATGTGCTTACTCGTCTAGCACAGGCTCTGAGAGGTATGTTTCCCACCCCACCCACTGTGTACCAAAATATTAAGTTCCGCATAAAGCCAGGTGAAACTGGATCGAGTTATTATTTTAGATGCACTTCGGAGTGGGAACAGATGGTCGAAGAAAACGGCTTAAACAACCCAATTACTAAAGACATATTTAGAAACGCCGTAATGTCCGGGGCGCCCAATGGGGTGAAACAAGCGTTAGAAAACAACCCAGAGATGCCTGTGGCAACTGATTCAGTGTGGGAACGACACCTTATTTTCCATATAGACAAATTAGTGGATAAACAGTGTAGGGAGTCTGAGGAGGTGGAGACACTAAAAGCCCAGTTGCTTAAATTACAAATAGAGGCAGCTAAGGGAGGGAAGAAACCAAAGCAAATGGTGCAAGTCCCCCCTCAACCAAACACCAGTCAGCAAGGGCCTGTGGGAAACCAGACCCCTCCTGCCCCCTCGGTCATACCCCCATATTTTGGGTATGACCAAGGAGGAGCACCTCCACCATGGCAACAATATAGACAAAGGGGATGCTACCAAAACACAAGGGGTGGGTATAGAGGCAGAGGCCAAGATAGATCCCAACCACAAGGTCAATGGGGAGTGTGCCACGCATGTGGAAGTCCTGATCATTGGATTAGGGACTGTCCGACTCGCCAGGAACAGCAGGCCAGGGGACCAACTGCGAGGGGATGGGGTCCCTATAGGGGAGGTTCCAGAGGGCGTGGCTCTCACACCCCACAAAACACCCCGGGGCAACAGAACTTGGCTCCTCACAGCTTTCAGGCACCCATGCACCCTGAGTGCAACCCACAATGGGGCTCTGGGGGAGAAACAGGGGATTGTTGAAGGGGCCCACACAGAGAATCCACAAGAGGTCTGGGGGAGCCTCTTATGGAAATAGTGGTAAATGGCAGGCCACTAAAAGCACTAGTAGACACAGGTGCAACATACTCCACAGTCCAAAAGAGTCATATATCTGAGGCACAGATAAGTGACAAAACTGTTGGAGTCGTGGGTTTCTCTGGTGGGATAGAATACTGGCCTTTGACCACTCCTCTTACCACTACGGTGGCAAATCAGAGACTTGTACATGCGTTCCTATACTCCTCCAACGCACCAATACCCCTATTGGGACGAGATCTGTTGATAAAACTAAGGGCCAGCATTTTATGTTCTCCTAAAGGAGTGACGGTCACTTTCCCAGACGGCACTAGCATAGACTGTTCACAAAAACAAACCCTAGCATCACAACATGTACTGTTAGGAGGGCCTTTAGTAGAGAGGGCTGAAATTTACTGGATAGAGCTGGAAGACACACCAGCCTATACCAGTGTGGTGTCACTGTACACCAGAAATTTACCATGGATAAAAGATTTGGCAGTGTATCTTCCTCCCattgaccccttacactgtacCCTGTATTATGATAGAAATGGGAGTGACATAATTTACCAAGAAGCCTTCCAGGAAATGGAAGGGCACATGTGGAGAATGACAGGCGAAGGAATTTTTGTGGGAAAACAGGGAGTGACAGCGTTGATTGACCTAACGGAAAAACAGTTACAATGGTATCGAATGAGCCAAACTGCCACACCCCACATTTCGTTGGCACTGAGTCCTGGCCATGAAGCTAGGGAATTAGGGGGCATGACCAAAATTTTGAGGGAAGCTAGCGATTGGGCACTCTGTGACATTGCAGGAGTTCTGtattcaaaaacaaatgagGCATATTGGATTAATCAGAATACCGATGACTGTGGGACACTGACACAATGTCAGCTCTCCAGAACCCATGGTAGGGAACTGACTGATGGGGAGGGAGCAAAAGAGCTGATTGACAGACAACCAGCCTCCCTGTGGTCACAGGGCCCCACAGATGTAGGCCTGTGTGACATCACCCCCATCACTTTTAACATCAAGTCTGGGGAACCCCTTTGGATTCCCCAATATCGTAACAAACCTGAGGCTGATGAGGGTATTGCCCCCACAGTCCAGGGACTGTGTGACAAAGGTGTTCTTTCACCATGGCAATCTCCATGGAACACTCCTATTTTTCCGGTCCAGAAACCAGGAACAGACAAATATCGCTTGGTACATGACTTACGACGAATTAATGAGTTGGTAACAACTCCGACTCTCTCTGTTCCCAATCCGTACACAGCAATCTCGAGCCTAACTCCAGAACACCAATGGTTTACGTGCATTGATTTGGCAAATGCGTTTTTCTGTATTCCCATTGCAGAAGAGTGTAAATCATGTCTGGCATTTACCTATAGGGGAACACAGTTCTCATACAACAGACTACCACAGGGTTTTGTCTTATCACCGGGTATCTTCAATCAAGTATTGAGAGATAAGCTCCAAACCTGTCCTTTGCCCCCAACATGCGTGTTAATTATGTATGTTGATGACCTGTT
This region includes:
- the LOC130432727 gene encoding uncharacterized protein LOC130432727, which encodes MWDNPLAVPLAPKVREMEKKAHMRVKAHEAGKDKVPFLKQRQYEKMDKELREELRQWTKLALTASALSKKREVNMPEKKKQVREKGSEQKPASSTRPTQSSLYPSLAGLGPPPYSIAKQQVQVTLKDSVEVDIPDFDDVVQDLKAMTERVAAMEKRDRQSRDVEEEEEGSNTGSKSNHEHNKERSSEGGSEKGDGGVEIIIEGRLRHAAGNPPGDINRVFRDFPDEENIPIPHCTRSRGVVSECSGPMRQLTGAYGGEQYPGSPTFGGGKEGTVRMMPLLASSQGGFKYQPYSHSDMTAVMAKLPPITSGGGRWLNKLTTLSHGTLMALGDVRCLLGQILTPSQMRDWERDADTENVAHETPLTDVLTRLAQALRGMFPTPPTVYQNIKFRIKPGETGSSYYFRCTSEWEQMVEENGLNNPITKDIFRNAVMSGAPNGVKQALENNPEMPVATDSVWERHLIFHIDKLVDKQCRESEEVETLKAQLLKLQIEAAKGGKKPKQMVQVPPQPNTSQQGPEEHLHHGNNIDKGDATKTQGVGIEAEAKIDPNHKVNGECATHVEVLIIGLGTVRLARNSRPGDQLRGDGVPIGEVPEGVALTPHKTPRGNRTWLLTAFRHPCTLSATHNGALGEKQGIVEGAHTENPQEISDKTVGVVGFSGGIEYWPLTTPLTTTVANQRLVHAFLYSSNAPIPLLGRDLLIKLRASILCSPKGVTVTFPDGTSIDCSQKQTLASQHVLLGGPLVERAEIYWIELEDTPAYTSVVSLYTRNLPWIKDLAVYLPPIDPLHCTLYYDRNGSDIIYQEAFQEMEGHMWRMTGEGIFVGKQGVTALIDLTEKQLQWYRMSQTATPHISLALSPGHEARELGGMTKILREASDWALCDIAGVLYSKTNEAYWINQNTDDCGTLTQCQLSRTHGRELTDGEGAKELIDRQPASLWSQGPTDVGLCDITPITFNIKSGEPLWIPQYRNKPEADEGIAPTVQGLCDKGVLSPWQSPWNTPIFPVQKPGTDKYRLVHDLRRINELVTTPTLSVPNPYTAISSLTPEHQWFTCIDLANAFFCIPIAEECKSCLAFTYRGTQFSYNRLPQGFVLSPGIFNQVLRDKLQTCPLPPTCVLIMYVDDLLLAATSAEDCLKASEAIMVQLKTAGFKVSKEKLQLCRPSVTFMGRLITGQGTTLSHHHRDGILSHPKPTSVKDMLSFLGLTGFSRNYIPMYVAVTTPLRAMVKEQGMRNLTAELIWTPEAERSFIELKQSLSHAARLFSADYTLPFFLDASETGQSAHGVLFQKYAGTRQVLLYISVLLDPIEQRQPACARFAAGLAKVIEKSSHLVMGHTLTVLTSHSVLAFINSASFTFSPLRQRKLARCLTAPNISFTHDGVNMADLFSAGEPHDCVPLTEQASRVRKNLTATPLTPPDNVLTLFTDGCCFRKDNGMLTSAYAVVEASGGQYITKYAELLAGKQSAQRAELIAVTKALTYAGDRRVNIYTDSAYVVGAVHVELPVWQRCGFVTSSGRPILHEKEAKDLLAALLVPEAVAVIKCQGHDKGDSDIAKGNEAADQAAKQAAGYLPKMLLQMSVQDCNLLPSFTRPALVDEHKKCSPEEISVWKEHGAVQAPDGLWQAPDGRPALPLNLTPSIMAQAHTYAHVGSKQMAKTLRYWWHPFLTATISNFVLSCTVCQEHNLKPSLKQLQGSFTRLKGPGEEIVIDFTDMIERVQGKRYLLVIVDRFTGWPEAYPTGKEDSTAVIKCLINHYIPHHGFPRRIRSDNGSHFKNEHLHTVEKSLGLVHAFGAVWHPQSQGKVERMNLTLKLKLAKICAQTKLTWLSALPIALMSIRSSANRITGFTPFELLTGRSFPGPSTPLTADSCGMVSHCVYFDKLTGLIKQFSEQAPVTCDPEPFPVPSQYVRLKKFRRKWNEARWSPPLRVIERTSHCVRLAGKGDTWYHLSSCVNCDSPNRSLSDTAVDLKTQVQEREDSSDSTPSAESNQQILQVREVQFREGIDDLPQDWTLQICHKKVTFFQAHQESNLAHCISQDCEDSPKAFNEQGGLGTKHGVPHGTMYGSPRSQVSKEVQTKRPQMEN